The following coding sequences are from one Salinicoccus sp. Bachu38 window:
- a CDS encoding DUF779 domain-containing protein yields the protein MEKLKAVDATEAARSLIRDLKEEHENLIFHQSGGCCDGSSPMCLREGTMIIGDADVKLGEVEGVPFYMHHRQYEYWKHTRLTLDVVEGIGGMFSVEGPRGVRFHIRSEPIK from the coding sequence ATGGAAAAATTGAAGGCCGTTGACGCGACAGAAGCGGCCAGGTCCCTCATACGGGATCTGAAGGAAGAGCACGAGAATCTCATCTTTCACCAGTCCGGTGGATGCTGCGATGGTTCCAGCCCGATGTGCCTGAGGGAAGGCACCATGATCATCGGCGATGCGGATGTGAAGCTCGGGGAAGTCGAAGGCGTCCCCTTCTACATGCACCATCGCCAGTATGAATACTGGAAGCATACGCGCCTTACCCTGGATGTCGTCGAGGGCATCGGTGGCATGTTCAGCGTGGAAGGGCCGCGCGGCGTCCGTTTCCATATCCGGAGTGAACCCATAAAATGA
- the nagA gene encoding N-acetylglucosamine-6-phosphate deacetylase — protein sequence MQLLIKNARLVTHEEILEDHWLLSTDGKIKDFGPMDSCPDAGDFIDAKGMNVLPGAIEMHIHGANGVDAMDADMEYIEKISEHLPRTGSTSFLATTMTAPIEDIERALMNLADYKYVSGARMLGIHQEGPFISMKHPGAQDPQHILAPDSESIHHLQDISGNQVRLITYAPEEDAGEFLDALKALDIIPSAGHTDATYETLKKAQDNGLTHVTHLYNGMRGLHHREPGVVGFSYMSDAYVELISDGIHSKPEMVKLAFDVITSDRLVMITDAMRAQGLPDGEYDLGGQAVHVAGDEARLSDGTLAGSVLTMKQAVRNMRAFTGCGWQDIVRMSAYNPAVELGLTDSKGVIRKGADADLVIYDEEADLKHTIIGGEIYV from the coding sequence ATGCAGCTCCTGATTAAAAATGCACGCCTGGTAACACATGAAGAGATATTGGAGGACCACTGGCTGCTGAGCACTGACGGTAAAATAAAAGATTTCGGGCCGATGGACAGCTGTCCAGATGCCGGGGACTTCATCGATGCCAAAGGGATGAATGTCCTGCCCGGTGCCATAGAGATGCACATCCACGGAGCGAACGGTGTGGATGCCATGGACGCGGACATGGAATATATCGAAAAAATCTCCGAACACCTGCCACGGACCGGCTCGACATCTTTCCTCGCCACCACCATGACCGCACCGATCGAGGATATCGAACGAGCCCTCATGAATCTTGCAGACTACAAATATGTTTCCGGTGCCAGGATGCTCGGCATCCATCAGGAAGGCCCTTTCATTTCGATGAAACATCCCGGTGCCCAGGACCCCCAGCATATACTCGCCCCTGACAGCGAATCCATTCATCACCTCCAGGACATTTCCGGAAATCAGGTCCGGCTGATCACCTATGCACCCGAAGAAGATGCCGGAGAATTCCTCGATGCATTGAAGGCACTCGACATCATCCCTTCCGCGGGTCATACCGATGCCACATATGAAACGCTGAAAAAGGCGCAGGACAATGGTCTCACACATGTGACACACCTCTACAACGGCATGCGGGGACTCCATCACCGTGAACCTGGCGTCGTCGGCTTCTCCTACATGTCGGACGCCTATGTCGAACTGATATCGGATGGCATCCACTCCAAGCCGGAGATGGTGAAGCTTGCATTCGACGTCATCACATCCGACCGCCTCGTCATGATCACCGATGCAATGCGGGCCCAGGGACTGCCGGATGGCGAATACGACCTCGGCGGCCAGGCCGTCCATGTAGCCGGTGACGAAGCCAGGCTGTCCGACGGCACACTCGCCGGCAGCGTGCTCACCATGAAGCAGGCGGTCAGGAATATGCGTGCGTTCACAGGGTGTGGATGGCAGGACATCGTCAGGATGAGTGCCTACAATCCGGCAGTCGAACTCGGCCTGACGGATTCAAAGGGCGTCATCAGGAAAGGGGCCGATGCCGATCTTGTCATCTATGATGAAGAGGCCGACCTGAAGCATACCATCATTGGTGGAGAGATCTATGTCTGA
- a CDS encoding (deoxy)nucleoside triphosphate pyrophosphohydrolase, which yields MKKYIRVVGAVIVNEKDEILCAQRPEGKNLALMWEFPGGKIEEGEAPGEALERELMEEMDCEIEVGQRITTTVHEYDFGTVELTTYYAKQLSGEIQLLEHIDMKWLSRGDIEALDWAPADIPAIELIKNGSPAK from the coding sequence ATGAAGAAATATATCAGAGTCGTTGGCGCTGTCATAGTGAACGAAAAGGATGAGATATTGTGTGCACAGAGGCCGGAAGGCAAGAACCTGGCCCTGATGTGGGAATTCCCCGGAGGCAAGATCGAAGAGGGGGAGGCGCCGGGCGAAGCGTTGGAACGCGAGCTGATGGAAGAGATGGACTGTGAAATAGAAGTGGGGCAACGGATCACCACGACAGTGCATGAATATGATTTCGGCACGGTTGAACTGACGACATATTATGCGAAACAGCTGTCGGGTGAAATCCAGCTGCTTGAACACATCGATATGAAATGGCTGTCGCGCGGGGATATCGAAGCACTGGACTGGGCACCCGCCGATATTCCGGCCATCGAACTGATCAAAAATGGCAGTCCTGCAAAATAG
- a CDS encoding GNAT family N-acetyltransferase: MEPSIRRPKTRDAPAIARICRLGWKQTVEGLMSESHQHETVAFWYNEKKVMQDIGRGHYSYVAELDGAVVGVIGGGRTSVRSGEIYVFYVEAHYRYMGIGGMLLHRLTDDHRNKGLVEQWVSVQEGNVYGQPFYEARGFEYVEQKSRRTGAGEVQTSLRFKRSI; encoded by the coding sequence ATGGAACCTAGTATCCGCAGACCCAAAACACGGGATGCACCGGCTATCGCCCGGATCTGCCGCCTCGGCTGGAAGCAGACGGTGGAGGGCCTGATGTCTGAAAGCCATCAGCATGAGACCGTTGCTTTCTGGTATAACGAAAAAAAGGTCATGCAGGATATCGGCAGAGGCCATTACAGTTATGTTGCCGAGCTGGATGGTGCAGTTGTCGGCGTAATCGGTGGCGGCAGGACATCTGTCCGCAGCGGAGAAATATATGTCTTTTATGTCGAAGCACACTATAGATACATGGGCATCGGCGGAATGCTTCTTCATCGCCTGACGGATGACCACAGGAATAAAGGGTTGGTGGAACAGTGGGTGTCTGTACAGGAAGGTAATGTGTACGGACAGCCGTTCTACGAAGCCAGGGGATTCGAGTATGTCGAACAGAAATCTCGGAGGACGGGAGCGGGCGAAGTGCAGACTTCGCTCAGGTTCAAACGATCCATATGA
- the exaC gene encoding acetaldehyde dehydrogenase ExaC codes for MVYEFPNKENAQYKIKDQYENFIGGEWVPPVNGKYFDNESPVIGKTVSKVPRSTKEDIDKAVEAAHKAQEEWGKTSPTERSNILLRIADRIEQNLEELAVLETFENGKAVRETLNADLPLVVDHYRYFAGAIRAQEGGISQLDNDTVAYHFHEPLGVVGQIIPWNFPLLMATWKLAPALAAGNSVVLKPAEQTPTTILHLMELISDILPKGVVNVVNGFGSEAGQALATHDKINKLAFTGETTTGRIIMQNASQNIIPVTLELGGKSPNIFAKDVMDADDDYLDKAIEGLVMFALNQGEVCTCPSRALIHEDIFDEFMKRVVERVEKIKVGNPFDENTMMGAQTSKEQKEKISSYLDIGRKEGAEVLTGGNIKEVDGEIEGGYYFEPTIFKGDNKMRIFQEEIFGPVLAVATYKDDDEAIAIANDTLYGLGAGVWTRSQNKAYRFGRAIQAGRVWVNTYHDYPAHAAFGGYKMSGIGRENHLMMLSHYQQTKNLLVSYGESPKGFF; via the coding sequence ATGGTATATGAGTTTCCAAACAAAGAAAATGCACAGTATAAGATCAAGGATCAATATGAGAACTTCATCGGCGGGGAATGGGTGCCGCCGGTAAATGGAAAGTACTTCGACAACGAGTCTCCGGTCATCGGCAAGACTGTGTCGAAAGTACCGCGCTCCACAAAGGAGGATATCGACAAGGCAGTCGAGGCTGCACACAAGGCCCAAGAGGAATGGGGAAAGACTTCACCGACCGAGAGGAGCAACATCCTGCTCAGGATCGCTGACCGCATTGAACAGAACCTCGAGGAGCTTGCAGTACTTGAAACGTTCGAGAACGGCAAAGCAGTCAGGGAGACATTGAACGCCGACCTGCCGCTCGTCGTCGACCACTACAGATATTTCGCCGGCGCAATCCGGGCCCAGGAAGGCGGCATATCACAGCTTGACAATGATACGGTTGCCTACCATTTCCATGAGCCACTCGGTGTCGTCGGGCAGATCATCCCATGGAACTTCCCACTTCTGATGGCGACATGGAAACTTGCACCTGCACTTGCTGCAGGAAACTCCGTCGTACTCAAACCGGCAGAGCAGACACCGACGACGATACTGCATCTGATGGAACTCATCAGCGACATCCTTCCAAAAGGCGTCGTCAACGTGGTCAACGGATTCGGTTCCGAAGCCGGTCAGGCCCTGGCGACACACGATAAGATCAACAAGCTCGCCTTCACCGGGGAAACGACGACGGGACGAATCATCATGCAGAACGCCAGCCAGAATATCATTCCGGTCACACTTGAGCTTGGTGGCAAATCACCGAACATCTTCGCCAAGGATGTCATGGATGCAGATGATGACTACCTCGACAAGGCGATCGAAGGGCTCGTCATGTTCGCACTCAACCAGGGCGAAGTATGTACATGCCCTTCACGTGCCCTGATCCATGAGGACATTTTCGATGAATTCATGAAACGTGTCGTCGAAAGGGTGGAGAAGATCAAGGTCGGCAACCCATTCGATGAAAATACGATGATGGGTGCCCAGACGTCCAAGGAACAGAAGGAAAAGATCAGCTCCTACCTTGACATCGGCAGAAAAGAAGGCGCCGAAGTGCTGACAGGCGGAAACATCAAAGAAGTGGATGGAGAGATTGAAGGCGGCTACTATTTCGAGCCGACCATCTTCAAGGGTGATAATAAGATGCGTATATTCCAGGAAGAGATTTTCGGACCTGTGCTTGCTGTCGCAACATACAAGGATGATGACGAGGCGATCGCCATTGCCAACGATACGCTGTATGGTCTCGGCGCGGGTGTATGGACCCGCTCCCAGAACAAGGCATACAGATTCGGACGTGCCATCCAGGCAGGCCGCGTGTGGGTGAACACGTATCATGACTACCCTGCCCACGCTGCATTCGGCGGTTATAAGATGAGCGGTATCGGCCGTGAAAACCATCTTATGATGCTCAGTCATTATCAGCAGACGAAAAACCTGCTCGTCAGCTACGGCGAGTCACCAAAAGGATTCTTCTAA
- a CDS encoding NAD/NADP-dependent octopine/nopaline dehydrogenase family protein, with amino-acid sequence MKVSIVGAGNGGVVAAADLTSRGHEVTLYHSLQALKDPHEDIMQGKVNFKGEALYFHKFTQDPLEAVEDAEVIMTCLPTHILAQMFEELIPYLEEGQMVFINGASAMNSMVLGNSLKEKRPDVSVLIGESMSLTYAARYDYEENDADIILRSRHNLFSAYPSSDTEQMMEKLTILYDTLVPAANIIETALNNGNPESHPAPSILNTGFIDNHGDEFYLYRDGVTHHTVKVIEAIDGERQKICDALGFEVLDKSARSERSTYFEPDKPLKEQYNESPILKDLVGPVTLNNRYVVEDVGYGLVLWKSIAEAVDVETPSIDSIIHLTSLMLEVDFTRQGLTLEKVGLDGRQDLNRQV; translated from the coding sequence ATGAAAGTTTCCATAGTTGGTGCAGGTAACGGGGGAGTTGTTGCCGCGGCGGATCTGACCTCAAGAGGTCATGAAGTGACGCTGTATCATTCCCTGCAGGCGTTGAAGGATCCTCATGAGGACATCATGCAGGGCAAGGTCAATTTTAAGGGAGAGGCGCTTTATTTCCATAAATTCACCCAGGATCCGCTCGAAGCGGTGGAAGATGCGGAAGTGATCATGACGTGTCTGCCGACCCATATTCTCGCTCAGATGTTCGAGGAGCTGATTCCATATCTGGAAGAAGGACAGATGGTCTTCATCAATGGCGCGAGTGCAATGAACAGCATGGTACTGGGTAATTCATTGAAGGAAAAACGTCCGGACGTATCCGTTCTGATCGGCGAATCGATGTCCCTGACATATGCTGCACGATATGACTATGAAGAAAATGATGCGGATATCATACTGAGGAGCAGGCATAACCTGTTCAGTGCGTATCCGAGCAGTGACACGGAACAGATGATGGAAAAATTGACGATACTCTACGATACGCTCGTACCGGCCGCGAACATCATCGAAACTGCATTGAATAACGGGAATCCTGAGAGCCACCCAGCCCCTTCCATACTGAATACGGGCTTCATCGACAATCATGGTGATGAGTTCTATCTCTATCGTGATGGGGTGACGCATCATACGGTCAAGGTGATCGAGGCGATAGATGGGGAGCGACAGAAGATATGTGATGCACTTGGATTCGAGGTGCTGGATAAATCCGCCCGTTCGGAAAGGAGCACCTATTTCGAACCGGACAAGCCACTGAAGGAACAGTACAACGAAAGCCCCATATTGAAGGATCTTGTTGGACCAGTGACCCTGAACAACCGCTATGTTGTGGAAGATGTGGGGTACGGCCTCGTCCTGTGGAAGAGCATTGCAGAAGCGGTGGATGTAGAGACGCCGTCGATTGACTCCATCATCCATCTGACCTCACTGATGCTGGAGGTCGATTTCACACGTCAAGGGCTGACTCTGGAGAAGGTTGGTCTCGATGGCAGACAGGATCTGAATCGGCAGGTATAG
- the nagE gene encoding N-acetylglucosamine-specific PTS transporter subunit IIBC → MLRYIQNMGRAFMLPVAVLPAAALLLGIGYAIDPEGWGGGSAIAGMFINAGGAILDHLAILFAVGLAFGMSKDKNGAAALAGLVSFLVVTNLLSADSVALLRGIEVEEVGEAFGVIENNVFLGIITGLISATLYNRFSGVKLPDYLAFFSGRRAVPIIAVFVMILLSGILYFVWPLLYNGLFSFGEWISGMGALGAGIYGFFNRLLIPTGLHHALNSVFWFDTVGINDIGNFWDNAGEQGITGRYQAGFFPIMMFGLPGAALAMYHTAKTEYKKAAGSILLAASLTAFLTGVTEPLEFSFMFLAPLLYLVHALLTGLSLFIAALFEWTAGFGFSAGLIDFVLSTQVPIANQPYMLLVQGLVFFVLYYFIFRVIIKAMDLKTPGRDDAVLSAEAPAGAEEGEDLKNTHDDKYSRKADQILIGLGGKDNIDTIDYCTTRLRVNVHDESLIDEDQIKSSGAHGVAKPGKNNIQVVVGTEVEHVAEEMKRLL, encoded by the coding sequence ATGTTACGTTATATACAGAATATGGGACGTGCTTTCATGCTTCCGGTCGCAGTACTTCCGGCTGCAGCACTCCTGCTCGGTATCGGTTACGCAATCGACCCTGAAGGCTGGGGCGGCGGCAGCGCCATCGCTGGTATGTTCATCAATGCAGGCGGTGCCATCCTGGATCATCTCGCCATTCTTTTTGCGGTGGGACTCGCCTTCGGGATGTCGAAGGACAAGAATGGGGCGGCAGCACTTGCCGGGCTCGTATCATTCCTTGTCGTGACGAATCTCCTGAGTGCAGATTCCGTGGCGCTGCTCCGTGGCATTGAAGTGGAAGAAGTTGGTGAAGCATTCGGTGTCATCGAAAACAATGTATTCCTGGGCATCATCACTGGTCTGATCAGTGCCACCCTCTATAACCGGTTCAGCGGCGTAAAGCTGCCGGACTATCTGGCATTCTTCAGCGGACGGCGTGCCGTTCCGATCATTGCGGTGTTCGTCATGATTCTGCTCAGCGGTATTCTCTACTTTGTATGGCCGCTGCTCTACAACGGACTGTTCAGCTTCGGCGAATGGATCAGTGGCATGGGCGCTCTCGGTGCCGGCATCTATGGATTCTTCAACCGTCTCCTGATTCCGACCGGACTGCACCACGCCCTGAACTCGGTGTTCTGGTTCGACACAGTCGGCATTAATGACATCGGCAACTTCTGGGACAACGCCGGTGAACAGGGCATCACCGGACGCTATCAGGCCGGGTTCTTCCCGATCATGATGTTCGGTCTGCCGGGTGCAGCGCTTGCCATGTACCATACGGCCAAGACGGAATACAAGAAGGCGGCAGGTTCAATCCTGCTTGCGGCCTCTCTGACGGCATTCCTCACAGGTGTGACGGAACCGCTTGAATTCTCATTCATGTTCCTTGCACCACTGCTCTACCTGGTACACGCACTTCTGACGGGGCTTTCCCTGTTCATTGCGGCATTGTTCGAATGGACAGCCGGGTTCGGCTTCAGTGCAGGGCTGATCGACTTTGTACTGAGCACGCAGGTGCCGATCGCCAACCAGCCGTACATGCTGCTCGTCCAAGGTCTGGTATTCTTCGTCCTCTACTACTTCATCTTCCGGGTCATCATTAAAGCGATGGACCTCAAGACACCGGGACGCGATGATGCGGTACTTTCCGCGGAAGCGCCGGCCGGAGCGGAAGAAGGGGAGGATCTCAAAAATACCCACGATGACAAATATTCCCGCAAAGCCGACCAGATTCTGATCGGCCTTGGCGGCAAGGACAACATCGATACGATCGATTACTGTACGACACGCCTTAGGGTGAACGTCCATGATGAGTCCTTGATCGACGAAGATCAGATCAAATCATCAGGCGCCCATGGGGTTGCGAAACCGGGCAAGAACAATATCCAGGTCGTCGTCGGTACGGAAGTTGAACATGTGGCTGAAGAAATGAAGCGCCTCCTATAG
- a CDS encoding iron-containing alcohol dehydrogenase yields the protein MFTFHHPVEIKFGEGIISQINEIAESQGYSRIIVVSSNSQIKNGTTEFINTQLGERVKALISDIEPNPTLENVSAIVEAMNEHNAHAVVAIGGGSAMDASKAAAAAYMQGIAMEDLLEHNDFTRALPVIAIPTTSGSASEVTAASIISDKEKELKVPLIGPAFYPQTAVVDPELTLTCPPGVTAVSGIDILCHALDCLGSVKNNPVSDALAIRASKLAFENLLAAYTEPSNREARKNLSLASMLAGMAFSQTGTSGSHAMSYYLTSHYGVPHGEACAFTMDAWFAINAEANPELHQHARDIGFDDAAALSEAFNALKRQMGLAMTFDDLGISRGDIPKIAEKSMQPANMQNNIAQLSKEEIVEMLEKK from the coding sequence ATGTTTACATTTCACCATCCAGTCGAGATCAAATTCGGAGAAGGGATCATTTCACAGATAAATGAAATCGCAGAGTCCCAAGGCTATAGCCGCATCATTGTCGTATCGTCAAATTCCCAGATAAAAAATGGAACGACGGAATTCATCAATACCCAGTTGGGAGAACGGGTCAAAGCGCTCATTTCGGATATCGAGCCGAATCCGACCCTGGAGAATGTCAGTGCAATCGTCGAGGCGATGAATGAACATAACGCCCACGCGGTGGTGGCGATCGGTGGCGGATCTGCAATGGATGCCTCCAAGGCGGCTGCTGCTGCATACATGCAGGGCATCGCAATGGAAGATCTGCTTGAACATAATGACTTTACACGGGCACTGCCGGTCATAGCGATACCGACGACGAGCGGTTCCGCGTCCGAAGTCACTGCAGCCAGCATCATCAGCGACAAGGAAAAGGAGCTCAAAGTACCATTGATCGGTCCGGCGTTCTATCCGCAGACGGCCGTGGTCGATCCGGAGCTGACACTGACATGTCCGCCGGGTGTCACTGCGGTATCGGGCATAGACATCCTCTGTCATGCGCTCGATTGCCTGGGTTCGGTCAAGAACAATCCCGTGTCCGATGCATTGGCGATCCGTGCGTCGAAGCTGGCATTTGAAAACCTGCTTGCCGCATACACGGAGCCATCCAACAGGGAAGCACGCAAGAACCTCTCCCTGGCGAGCATGCTGGCGGGCATGGCGTTCAGCCAGACCGGCACTTCAGGGTCGCATGCAATGAGCTACTACCTGACTTCCCATTATGGCGTGCCGCACGGGGAGGCATGTGCATTTACGATGGATGCATGGTTTGCAATCAACGCGGAAGCAAACCCTGAACTCCACCAGCATGCCAGAGACATCGGTTTTGATGATGCAGCGGCACTGAGTGAGGCATTCAATGCCCTGAAGCGTCAGATGGGGCTTGCAATGACGTTCGATGACCTCGGCATCAGCCGTGGGGATATCCCGAAGATTGCCGAGAAAAGCATGCAGCCTGCAAACATGCAGAATAATATCGCCCAGCTGTCCAAAGAAGAAATTGTGGAAATGCTCGAAAAGAAATAG
- a CDS encoding BCCT family transporter, which translates to MKKFRLMDWPTFIASLLILLSVVVPLIAFPEASRNTILQMNDWVTTGLGAVYLAVGLAVFFFVLYIAFGKYGQVTLGKESDDPEFGTFSWAAMLFCAGIGSSILYWGVIEWVYYYQAPPFHLDPASEEAINYASTYGIFHWGPIAWAIYVLPALPIAYSLYVKKRPILKISLACEPLLGKYTTRWPGKLIDVLFIFGLLGGAGTTLGLATPMIAAGMESLFGIDGEGVALRLGILIAATVIFAVSSYSGLRRGIKVLSDINLWLTFILLGFVFIVGPTVFIMETTVSSVGLMIQDFFRMATWLEPFGGYGDVPETSFPQSWTVFYWAWWLVYAPFVGLFIARISKGRRLKEVVLGTLLYGTLGCALFFGILGNYGLWLELSGTFSVTEVLNNESGEAAIMAVIGQLPFGKLTTALFVITALIYLATTFDSGSYILSATTQSEVDGEPYRWNRLFWAFALSVLPFSLMLISGEDSLGLLQTASIVAGAPLIIIFIMLMVSFIRTLSDDRVKLEERRRAHKEKERRTLSITHAKRDKWWE; encoded by the coding sequence GTGAAGAAATTTCGATTGATGGACTGGCCGACATTCATTGCGTCACTGCTGATCCTGTTGTCAGTAGTCGTCCCGCTCATTGCATTTCCCGAGGCGAGCCGCAACACCATCCTGCAGATGAATGACTGGGTGACGACGGGGCTCGGGGCAGTGTATCTGGCTGTCGGCCTTGCGGTATTCTTCTTTGTCCTCTATATCGCATTCGGCAAATATGGACAAGTGACGCTTGGAAAGGAATCCGATGATCCGGAATTCGGCACTTTCAGCTGGGCAGCCATGCTGTTCTGTGCAGGCATCGGTTCCAGCATCCTGTATTGGGGTGTCATCGAGTGGGTCTACTATTATCAGGCGCCGCCATTCCACCTGGATCCTGCAAGCGAAGAGGCGATCAATTATGCATCTACATACGGCATCTTCCACTGGGGACCGATCGCATGGGCGATATATGTGCTGCCGGCGCTGCCGATCGCATACTCCCTCTATGTCAAAAAGCGGCCGATCCTGAAGATCAGCCTGGCATGTGAACCGCTGCTCGGAAAATATACGACGAGGTGGCCCGGGAAACTGATCGACGTGCTGTTCATTTTCGGTCTGCTCGGCGGCGCCGGTACGACACTCGGCCTGGCGACGCCGATGATTGCAGCGGGCATGGAATCCCTGTTCGGCATCGATGGCGAAGGGGTGGCGCTTCGGCTTGGCATCCTGATTGCAGCCACTGTAATCTTTGCTGTCAGTTCCTATTCGGGACTGAGACGCGGCATCAAGGTGCTCAGCGACATCAACCTGTGGCTGACCTTCATTCTGCTCGGGTTCGTCTTCATCGTCGGACCGACGGTGTTCATCATGGAGACGACGGTTTCAAGTGTCGGCCTCATGATCCAGGACTTCTTCAGGATGGCCACATGGCTCGAGCCGTTCGGCGGCTATGGCGATGTGCCGGAAACATCCTTCCCGCAGAGCTGGACGGTGTTCTACTGGGCATGGTGGCTCGTCTATGCACCATTCGTCGGACTTTTCATTGCGCGGATTTCAAAAGGCCGCAGGCTGAAGGAAGTCGTGCTCGGCACACTGCTCTACGGGACGCTCGGCTGCGCACTATTCTTTGGCATCCTGGGGAACTACGGACTGTGGCTTGAGCTCTCCGGTACATTTTCCGTCACGGAAGTGCTCAATAATGAAAGTGGTGAAGCAGCGATCATGGCGGTCATCGGCCAGCTGCCATTCGGCAAGCTGACGACGGCGCTATTCGTGATTACTGCACTCATCTATCTGGCAACGACATTCGACTCCGGTTCCTACATCCTTTCAGCGACGACACAGTCCGAAGTCGATGGGGAACCGTACAGATGGAACCGCCTGTTCTGGGCATTCGCACTGTCTGTGCTGCCATTCTCGCTCATGCTCATCAGCGGAGAGGATTCACTCGGTCTGCTGCAGACGGCATCGATCGTTGCCGGCGCACCGCTGATCATCATATTTATCATGTTGATGGTGTCGTTCATACGGACGCTCAGTGATGATCGGGTCAAGCTCGAAGAAAGGCGCAGGGCACACAAGGAAAAAGAAAGAAGAACCCTTTCCATCACACACGCAAAACGCGATAAGTGGTGGGAATAG
- a CDS encoding thiamine-binding protein has protein sequence MNYIMSVQLLPHHPEANDLYSHVGGAIELIEESGLTHFVGPMETTVEGSIDELMNLIKKLNSHLASEGCDKVVTNIKLIQSEDEIKIKDILSDYYEFDE, from the coding sequence ATGAACTATATTATGAGTGTACAGCTACTTCCTCACCATCCGGAGGCGAATGACCTCTATAGTCATGTGGGCGGTGCGATTGAACTCATCGAAGAGAGCGGTCTGACGCATTTCGTAGGACCAATGGAAACGACGGTCGAAGGCAGCATCGATGAACTGATGAACCTGATCAAGAAACTGAACAGCCACCTGGCAAGTGAAGGGTGCGACAAGGTCGTTACAAACATCAAACTGATCCAGTCCGAAGATGAAATCAAGATCAAGGACATCCTTTCCGACTACTATGAATTCGATGAATAG
- a CDS encoding helix-turn-helix domain-containing protein produces the protein MRYHERFKEIRQQKGLTHKELSEGICGMTTIYRFERGDTAIAAEVLYKLCQRLKVSMQTLFIDEESEYALIDYYLDKLRDYVYFKHPEMLKLTLQDAKKTINERPGFDLKYRNYDRLYRVYTAIDLRNDDKYAQAEKILLELLEETKHVQSIELEIVNTLGDLYIVMDRDEDALALYHKHRNRILDFPRVNGFERYMIKQLHYGYATCLYNNFSYVQALEVCYKLLIRIQENNSIFYLGKAHHLMSLIYVALKDPEPAKEHLAKCEAAFLLEDLDDRMAYHIQIAKEEIKVLE, from the coding sequence ATGAGATATCACGAACGCTTCAAGGAAATCCGACAGCAAAAAGGTCTGACCCATAAGGAGTTATCAGAAGGCATATGCGGAATGACGACGATCTACCGGTTCGAACGGGGAGATACTGCGATTGCTGCAGAAGTGCTGTACAAGCTGTGCCAACGTCTCAAAGTCAGCATGCAGACCCTGTTCATAGATGAGGAATCGGAGTATGCGCTGATCGACTACTACCTCGACAAACTGCGGGACTATGTCTACTTCAAGCATCCGGAGATGCTCAAGCTGACGCTTCAGGATGCAAAGAAAACGATCAATGAAAGACCCGGTTTCGATCTGAAGTACCGCAACTATGACCGGCTCTACCGCGTGTATACCGCAATCGATCTGAGGAATGACGACAAATATGCACAGGCTGAAAAAATCCTCCTTGAGCTGCTGGAGGAAACCAAACACGTCCAGTCTATAGAACTCGAAATCGTCAATACACTCGGCGATCTGTATATCGTCATGGACCGGGACGAGGACGCCCTCGCCCTCTATCATAAGCACAGGAACCGGATTCTCGACTTTCCACGTGTGAATGGTTTCGAGAGGTATATGATCAAGCAGCTCCATTACGGCTATGCAACATGCCTATACAATAACTTTTCATATGTCCAGGCGTTGGAGGTGTGCTACAAGCTGCTCATCAGAATCCAGGAGAACAACTCCATATTCTACCTGGGCAAGGCGCACCATCTGATGTCTCTGATCTATGTTGCACTGAAAGACCCCGAACCGGCAAAAGAGCACCTTGCCAAATGCGAAGCTGCCTTCCTGCTTGAAGATCTCGACGACAGGATGGCATATCATATACAGATCGCCAAAGAGGAAATAAAAGTGCTGGAGTAG